The DNA sequence ggtagccacGTTTTGATAGGATTGATCTTGGTCTTAAGTCTTTCAATGTGCCGCATTCAAAGTGAcgggtccatccattttccgatccgcttaccctcgtctttcttcgggcagtaggcgggggacaccctgaaccggttgccggcccgTCGCGGACAAACGACCGTCGGCGCGCACAATTTTGACTGCTCATTCACGTGGGTTTTTGGAAGGTGGCAGGAAagcgcagaaaacccacacggggcCGCCAATGCGTTTTTGTGAGGGCCGGAAAGGATGAGTGGCATTGCCGCTCATTTTTAGGGGCAAAGTGGACTCCATTCAAAGCGGCTGCGGCCGCTGCGCCGCTGAATTTACAAATGTCGTTGTTCTTTCATGCAATGAGATCAATCTTGATTCCTAGCTACGCCAGAGCATAtgcatgcacgtgtgtgtttgcTCTTAAATGGAATAGAGCGTTTGTATAGCAGCGACATGATGGCGTGGCGTGGCGTGGCTCGCATTCGCTCCGTCCTCCTTTGCCCCTTTCATTGTTCAAAAGCGCCACAAAGTGCTCACCAAGGCAGGAGATGAAAAAGAAGTTTTGGAGACGCTGACCACCAAGATAAGATCCCAGATCGAgcgaggcgggggagggggaggcGCGCTATGCGCACCTGTCGTCACCCGAGCACGCGTCTCTCGTCGCCGTCCCAAAATGGGGGCGCCGCGAGCTCCGCGTGGGGCTTTTGCCACCCGAAATAGACGCGCGCTGCCTCCGCCAAAAGTGGCGTCGGGCAGACGTCAACGTTCAACACCATTTGGATGATTGATTCGTTCCGGTTGCCAAGGCGGCACAAGGGCGGTTTCTCATTCGCTTGTTTGTCTCTCGGCAAGTCATCCttctcagacagacagacagagagagagagagagagatccaaGAATGTTTATGATATCTTTGTCTTTGCAGAAGTAGACTAAGAGAGGCGTCGCCGCCTCGCTTTCCCTTGACTGACAACGTTAGCCTTGCCAAACGCGGGCCATCTGCAGCCGCGCACGCCGTCGGGTCAAAGGGAGGATTCAGTCGGCGCGCGCGGAGTCGCATCTGGCGAGTTAGGCCGTCAGAGGGAGCCTTGTTCTCGGGCCGGGGCGCTCGCCAGCTAgcttgcgtgcgcgcgcgcgtcacCGGTCTTGCTCTTCTCAGCGGTGCGCTTGGCCAAAAGTCGGCGTTCTCGCCCGCTCAAGACATACACGGCGGGATCGCTGTCCCGCAACTCGCCTTTGATTGAGGCGGGGATGATGCCGGCGTTGAATTTCCTGACCCGATGGAATGGCGTCCGGTCCGCCTCGGCTCCGGCGTTTGATCGCAGCGCGCCGCTCACTCATATCTGCGATCCCATTCGCCGGGCCTCTCGTTTTGAACGCTTTGGTCACGTGGCGGCCGCGGGCCGAAAGCGTCCGCGTTCCCGCGAACCTGAAACGGGATGCTGGCGGGCATGGGGTTTCCGCAAGATGCCGCTTTTGGGAGAAGACCCCCCCTCATCCGGTGAGTATCAGGCTGCGTGAAAACAAAAACGCCAACGGTGTCACGAAGCGGAGCGTTTGCAAACGAACAGTGACAACTTGAGGTCAACGACCGTTGTTCTGCTCCTTTTCTTGCGCACGCCTCGGCCACAAGGGGGCACGCAGGCCCGCTTTTGAGCCGGCGAGGCCGACGTCGGACGCTTGGTCGGCGCGAGGCCACCATCCGCGGCCGTCGGCGTGCCACGGAGCCGTCGGCGAGGTGGACTTTCTCTGAGCCGCGTGTCATTCTTGAGGGCTTCGTTGCCCACGCGGGGCTCGGCGCGGCACCCGACGGCAGCCGCTCTGTCCCACAACTCCTGAGTGGGCTCGCTTGACCTTTCCCCTTTACCAATGAACGCCGGCGGATTGGAGAACGGGCCCGGGCGGATCTCTCGCCACTCGCCCCTTTTTAATCTTGCCGTTTCCTTTCCGCGCAGATCATCGAGGGAGCCTTGGCGCCGGCGGAGACGCGGCGCGAGGCCGATGAGGCGCGGGCCGTCCCACCGCAGCGGTGAGGTGCGCCCCCGACGGAGCGGAAACTTTGGACGCCGGCCGCCTGCGCTCGAGTGACGTGCGGACGCTGACCATGGGCCGCCTCGCCGCGCCGCTCTGCGCGCTTCTGCTGGTTGTGACCCTGCGCCGGGTCGCTGGCCGGCGCGACGTCACCCCTCGCCTCGCCTTCTCCTACGGTGAGTTCAGCCCGCCGCGCCGCCTTTTGACCcaaaacctttttcctgctttcGTCACCAAACGTGATCTTCGGTGCGTCTTCAAATTGACCAAGCGTTGGCGCTCCGCAGATGCAGAGGAGAGAAGGTGCCCAAGGTTCTCGGGGGGCGGGCTCTTCAACGTCACGTCGCTCCTGCTCAGCAAAGAGGACGGCGCGCTCTACGTGGGCGCCCGCGAGGCTCTCTTTGCCCTCGACCCCGCCGACATCGGCGCGCGGGAGCGCCGGCGAAAGGTGAGGGCCTCCCAAAAACAGCAAGTTCCGCTTTCAAATTCCGCCGCCCCCTCGAATTCCCCAAAGGCGCCGTCGGCTCAGTCCGGCGAGCGAGCGTATCTCGAGAGCGCGGCCGAGTACGGCCACCGTTTTGAATGCGGCGCCCTGACGACGATTCGTGTGGACGATGATGACGGGCCCTCGGCGCGGCCCGATTGCCGAAGCCCCCCCTTGTTGAGTGGCGGCCGCCGCGTGTGTTGTGCGTGCGCCGTCTTTGCAGCTGCCGTGGAAAACGCCGGACGAGAAGCGACGCGAGTGCAGTTTCAAAGGAAAAGACCTCCAAGTGAGTGGCCGAATTCAAACGCCGGCTCCGGACGGCCGTCCGGGAGGACTTTGCCCGCGGGGGCCAAGCCTTGGAAACCTCCTGACCAGACGTGACGCTGGCTCGCTGGACATCGAGTCACGCCGGTTGTCGCGCCTCTCCCCCTTGCAGACGGATTGCTTCAACTACATCAAGATCTTGCTGCGCCTCAACGGCACCCGGCTGTACGTGTGCGGCACGTACGCCTTCAGCCCCGTCTGCGCCTACGTGGTAAGTGCGGCTCTGCCCTCGCGCCGCCGCTACGATAGCCACAAATTGCGAAGGAGGGGCCTCTGTCCACCTCGTCGGAGGGCGCAAACGGATCAGGCCCGCCGGCCCCTTGCGCGTGCCAGCTTGGCGTCTCGCTCGGATGGCAGCGttgcaaattgtcttcacttcCCGAGGCGGCAAAGAGGGGCGGTCGCCTGGCGGTAACGcgtctccccccgccccccccgtcgTGTGCGTTGGCCAGGACACGGCCAGCTTCACCTTCGTCGCGAGCGGCTCGGGCGAGGCGCTCGCGGAGGACGGGCGCGGCCGCTGCCCTTTCGACCCCGAGTTCAGGTCCACAGCCGTCATGGCCGGTAAGGCcggcctcctccgcctcctccgcctTCGCGGCCGCACAGACGCGCGTGCTTGGCTTGCGCCGCAGACGGAGAGCTGTTCGCCGCCGCGGTCGGCGACTTCCAGGGAAACGAGCCGGCCATTTCCAAGAGTCTCGGCCGAGGAGCCGCCCTCAAAACGGAAAGCTCCCTCAACTGGCTTGAAGGTAGGGCGCCGGCGCCGGCCGATGCGGGCGCCGCGGCCGACCCGCCTTTCTGCGCCTTTTCAGATCCGGCCTTCGTGGGCTCCGCCTACATCCCGGAGAGCCTGCCCCGGGACGACCCGGCGGGCGACGACGATAAGATTTACTTCTTCTTCAGCGAGGCGGCAACGGAGTTGGACCTCTTTGACAACGCGGTGGTGTCGCGCATCGCTCGCGTGTGCAGGGTGAGTCACGGCCGAAAGCCACGGGGCCCACTTTTTGCTTTTCCCCCCCCGGGCGGGTCTCCTCGggataatcataataatttccGCGGGGCCTTTTGTCAGTCCTGCCTCCTTCTCATTGCTCATCCCGGCGCGTGCTTGCAGGGAGACGCGGGGGGTGAGCGGGTCCTGCAGAAGAAGTGGACCACCTTCCTCAAGGCGCAACTGTCGTGCTCGCTGCCCGGCGACGGCTTCCCCTTCAACGTCATCCAGGACATGTTTGTGCTGACGCCCGGCCCGCACGCCTGGAAGGAGACCGTCTTCTACGGGGTCTTTGCCTCTCAGTGGTGAGCCGGCGCGTCGAGTCCCTCTCCAAAGTCGTGGCGACGCAGGGAACGCCTCCGCGTGTCGCGACACCGACCTCGTCACCGAACCCCGTCTCGACCCGTGCGCGCGATAAAGACCACGGTCAGCGGCTCTGGGTTGGAGTGCCCCCCGGTGGCTAAGGCGGGCACGCGCACCCGCCCGAAGGAGAACGCGAGCGCTGAGTGGTTGTACGCTTGTGGCCGCCGCTCGACAGGTCCAACGGTGGCGCGGGAACTTCGGCCGTGTGCTCCTTCACCATGGAGCAGGTGCGGAAAGCCTTCGACGGCCGATACCGCCGGCTCAACCGAGAGACGCGGCAGTGGTCCACTTTCAACGGAGCCGTCCCGGAGCCCCGGCCGGGATCGGTGAGTCCCCCCGCCGGACGAGCCGGGaaccgcgccgccgccgcaacGTTTGCTCCAAAAAGCGGCCGGCTGCCAACGTGCTTTGGGAGTCGCTCGAGTGACTCGACTTAGCGGCCGCGCCGTCTCATTTCTTCCAAGTCAAATcaattgccgccgccgccgtcgtggaAACGTATTGACAATCCAAACATGGCATTTTCATTTCCCCAAACTATTTTGAGCCGAGATGTCTCAATCGagagctttttgtttgtttgtttgtttgtcacgaTGATTGGTTGGCCCGCCTCCTCTGGCAGTGCATCACCAACGCGGCCCGCAAACGAGGCGTCCTCTCGTCGCTGCACGTGCCGGACAAGGCGCTGAATTTCGTGAAGGACCACTTCCTCATGGACGAGGTGCTGCGCGGCCAGCCGCTGCTGCTCAACCGCCGCGCGCGCTACACGCGCATCGCCGTCCATCacgtggcggcggcggtggcgccgCGCCGGGCCTACCGCGTGCTTTTCGTCGGCACAGGTCAGAAAGGTCGTCGCGTCCTAGGATCGCGGGCTCTCTTCCCGAGTGGCCTGGATTTGAAGCCTCGCGTCTCCTTTGTAGATGACGGGCGACTCCACAAAGCCGTGAGCGTGAAGAAGAAGATGCACGTGATCGAGGAGCTGCTGCTCTTCCGTCACTCGCGGCCCGTGCGCCACCTGCAGCTGGACGCGGAGAAGGTAAAGCCTCTCGGCCACCGGCCGCTGCCACGGTCCCAGCGTGCCCTTTTCCACGGCTGTCatcgtcatgttttttttttccctgccgcTTTCCTCGACAGGGTCTTCTGCACGTCTCCACTTTCTCCGAACTGGTCTCGGTCCCGCTCGCCAACTGCAGCAATTACGCCGGCTGCGGGGACTGCATCCTCTCCAGGGACCCGTACTGCGCCTGGAACGGCAGGCGCTGCGTCGAGGTCGCGCGGGCGCCGCCCAACCGGTACGCGGCCTTCGGCCGTTTCGGGAAGGAGAGCGACGGCaaagtgctcttttttttcagtgccgtTTGTTTTTGCAGCTTTCTGCGGCAGGACGTGGACAACGGCGACGCTCGGGCCGTTTGCGACCGGACGGCGGCCGGCGGGCGCTTCGCCGAGTCTGCGCGCGCACGTAAGTGAGGCGCCGATCCCTCCCGGCGAATGAGAATGGTCCGAATGGATTGCGGGAAAAAGTTTGGAATGTCTCCGGGCAGGGGCACGGCCTTGCCAGAGCATCGTCATCCCCGCCGACACCTTCCGCGTGCTGCCTTGCCGGCCGCGCTCCAAGCTGGCGCGGAGGCTGTGGCGCTCCAGCGACGCGTCGGGCCGCTCGCATTACCCCGGCGCGGAGGGGGGCCTGGCGGTGGTGGCTCGGGCGGGCGGCCGGGAGACCTACGAGTGCTGGTCGCTGGAGGGGGGCTTCCGGCAGCTGCTGGCCAACTACTGCGTGCGCGGCCGGGAACTCGGCTCCCCGCGGCTCGCCGCCGACACCTACTGGAGCCAGCTGGTGGCCGCGTGCGCCCTGCTGGCCTTCTCCCCGCTGCTCTTTGCGCTCTTTGTCATCTACGGGCACCGCCGGCGCACCAAGGGGAGCGGGGGCCCCGCCGCGCCGCCCGAGAGGCCCCCGTCGGCGGCCGAGCCCCCCGGGAATTTGCCGGCCGAACGCGGGGGCCCCCGGCGCCCGTCGCCGGACGGCGGCGAGAGCTTCTCCGAGTcggtctccgccgccgccccgcgGCCTCGCGTCAGACTGGCCCCCGAGATCAGGGACTCGCTGGTGTAAAGCCAAACGAAAGGGACGCAAAGCCCTCCGAGGCGAGCGGACTTTTCGCGAGGTGTCAAGCCAAGAGGACGGGCGAGAGCTCAGACGTTGCGTTTCTTGCTTTGGGACTCCAATGTGGTC is a window from the Hippocampus zosterae strain Florida chromosome 3, ASM2543408v3, whole genome shotgun sequence genome containing:
- the LOC127597401 gene encoding semaphorin-4B-like — protein: MGRLAAPLCALLLVVTLRRVAGRRDVTPRLAFSYDAEERRCPRFSGGGLFNVTSLLLSKEDGALYVGAREALFALDPADIGARERRRKLPWKTPDEKRRECSFKGKDLQTDCFNYIKILLRLNGTRLYVCGTYAFSPVCAYVDTASFTFVASGSGEALAEDGRGRCPFDPEFRSTAVMADGELFAAAVGDFQGNEPAISKSLGRGAALKTESSLNWLEDPAFVGSAYIPESLPRDDPAGDDDKIYFFFSEAATELDLFDNAVVSRIARVCRGDAGGERVLQKKWTTFLKAQLSCSLPGDGFPFNVIQDMFVLTPGPHAWKETVFYGVFASQWSNGGAGTSAVCSFTMEQVRKAFDGRYRRLNRETRQWSTFNGAVPEPRPGSCITNAARKRGVLSSLHVPDKALNFVKDHFLMDEVLRGQPLLLNRRARYTRIAVHHVAAAVAPRRAYRVLFVGTDDGRLHKAVSVKKKMHVIEELLLFRHSRPVRHLQLDAEKGLLHVSTFSELVSVPLANCSNYAGCGDCILSRDPYCAWNGRRCVEVARAPPNRFLRQDVDNGDARAVCDRTAAGGRFAESARARARPCQSIVIPADTFRVLPCRPRSKLARRLWRSSDASGRSHYPGAEGGLAVVARAGGRETYECWSLEGGFRQLLANYCVRGRELGSPRLAADTYWSQLVAACALLAFSPLLFALFVIYGHRRRTKGSGGPAAPPERPPSAAEPPGNLPAERGGPRRPSPDGGESFSESVSAAAPRPRVRLAPEIRDSLV